In Archocentrus centrarchus isolate MPI-CPG fArcCen1 chromosome 23, fArcCen1, whole genome shotgun sequence, the sequence CCGTCTGCTGACTGAGCCGAGCTACTGCTGCAAGCACCGCACCGGccagcctcttctctctctctctctctctctctctatctctcacacacacaccacacacacacacaccacacacacacaccacacacacacacacacacaccatccagTGGTTTGTAACCTAAGATAACAGAACATTGTTAACAAACCaacatattatattatattatattatattatattatattatattatattatattatattatatatattatattatattatattatattatattatattatattatattatattatagcaACAATGGTCATCTCAaagtactttatattgtaaaaaaaagatCTTCCAATACTAGATTAGATCATCTCCCGTGGCCAAGCCCCCCGTGAATATCGGCAGGAAGGACTGTCTTATTATAAGGAGAAGCCTGTGGTTGAAGTAGGGTGGGGGTCAGGGATGGGCAGATGAgggaaagacagaaaacaggagCATGGAGACAAAATACAGACTGCAGGAGAGAGAAGATAAAAGTTATATGCATGGTGTGTGAAAACAGGAGGAGTGTCCGGTGTATTgtaggagccccccccccccccccccccccccccccacacacacacacacacccccacccacccacccagtaGCCTGAGCTTATAGCAGTCTAAATAAAGGACAGTTAAAATGCAACCAGTGGAACCTGATAATAAAGAGACATGATttgaaaaaaagataaattttTTTGAAAGCTGAATTTTCTTGTGCGATATATGGagatattttgagtttgtgctgATTATAAAGTGTTGGTTAAAACTTTTGATTTCAAAGACGGTTCAAGTAATCCTGAGACCTGATATTAAGCAGCTTGACATCTGTGCACCTAGTCTAAGAAATATTGAAAAGGTACTCAAGACACTTTTAAGACACAGGTCTTAAAAGTGTAATCACCAGAATACTACCAGTAaaattccatttttttcccattacaAATGTACGTGAGTGTGTCTGAATATTTTTATAGTCATATAGAAGACCTCTGAGAAGAAGCATTCTCACTACAAATCCTGCTCTGTCattaaaataattcagccttttgTCTAACGTGTGCtttaatatgtatttatttatttttaaggataACAGTCAAAACTCTGATGACATCAGCGTAAAGAAAACCGAATGTGAGCTATGAAGGGGATGCTAATGGTTTTGACTGAATAAACATTATTAGAACTGGATGGTATCATCATCAGGTGTTCAGCAGCTCCAAAGGTTTGGAAGCTATAATCTCATGTTATAATGTAATATTACTTTCTGTAATATTACATCCCTGAACCAACAAATCCACTAGAGGGCAGAGAAAACCAGAGTGAGAGACTGTGTTcactggaagttttttttttctatatggCAATTCGGTACAAATCTAGTATTTATTAGAAGGATCAGTTCATAAGATTAACTGatattaaatgaaaaagatGAATCATCACTAATCATTATGCTTTAAGGGGTATAACTGAAAAAGTACATTTAACCAAAGGGGCTAAAGGAAGTCTTTGAGAATCACATTTTTTGCCATGCTAGTTTTACACCCACACTTGACGAATGTAGCTTTAACACTCCTGATGTTCTTCCTCGTCAGctgtctgtgatgatgatgctgcagCAGGTGAGGAGGACATGGGAGActactcatcctcatcctcaccttCTTTTCCACTCTGTCTACTGTGTACTGATCTTGTTACCAGGCAGAgaaatgtcaaatgtttagcTCCCTGTTCTggctgtgtctgcagtcatATATGGGGCAGTATACTGTATGTGCACAGGTCCATGTGCAAGGCACTAAGAGGGAGACTGTTGGACACACAAGACAggtgtaagaaagtaaaagcacaGGTTTTCTTGCCATATCTGGCCAGCATGAGAGGACGCATTACATGGACCTGGTGCAAGATGGGCAGCCAACAAAGCTAACCTCAGGGGTCTCTCTCTGAGAGCAGACAGAACCAGCAATCCAAATGTCATGAGAATACCATGAAGAAGTGGTGTTCTCCAGGACTATGCTGTCACACACTCACttatttcttcctctttctctgtcttggAGTCTCTGTGCACACTGCTGATCACCTTTTTGGCAAACTGACGAAGGACTTGGTATATTTGTAGGAGGAGGGTTGGAGCTTGGATACAGCACAACCAAACCTGCAGGTGCTTCTGTTAGTAAAGATGGTTTGGTGTTCTTCCAGTGCCTCCGTGTGGTTTGAGCAAATGTTAAAGCAGTTAAAGGGAAGTTCTGTGATAAGGCTGTGGTACAAGCTGAGGATGGAGTCACACACGAGGCCAAAGCTtattacttttccttttttttaatacttgacACGACAAACTGTACAACAATCTGTAGCGGTCATTAGGGTAGCCAGGAATGAACTGTTCAcacatcatattaaataaatattaaataaataatcttcCCACATTTTTCAACATACTGTTTACAATTACTTTATGGTTAAATGGGTTTTCTTTGGAGCAGCATCAAGCTTAAAAGtgcattatttaattaatttatttaagtattAATGATTCTTGTAGtattaaaaaagtttaaaatggcATTCTGAGTTTACTGATACTTAGATTAAGAAAATGCCTCAGCTATATTCTAGTTTAATCTGGTGAAAAGTTAGAGAAGCCATATACAGCAGTTTAATGGTCTTGGTGGTGTATTGGGGGTATTTAGtaatacataaaaacatttataagcATGCGCAGGTATGTTGGTGTGCTGCCTGAtggtgttgttgttgatgtaaaattgtaatattttttttttaatcaagaagCACTGTCATTGTggtattttaaaatgctgtttcatCAGCCTGAAGCGAACTGGCTTCCTCAAAATGCCTCTCATCTCACGGGCTCTACTCTACTTGATGTTAGTGTTGCTAAACTTTTATACAAATGACTGCTTACAGCTACTTTATGGGCTCACCTCGTGTCCCATCATTTGGAGAGGAGGTTACTGCTGCTGCACTCCCTCTGGTTGTTTCTGAGGGTAGTGATAGTGCCACATCTGACATTGGCTCACTTTCTTTAACTGCTGGTGATCACTAAATCATTCTGAACCTGTGAGTAGCGCTCTGTTCACCTGTCCTTAGAAAAATACATCTTTACAACTGTCTCCTCTGAGTTGCTGCTTTCtatccctctcctctcttcctttaAAATTTTGGATTTTTCTTTCCTGGACAACGGCATGGCTCACAGTGCCATTAGAAATCATCTGTTTAGAAGGAGAGTCCAAGTGGATGGGCTGAACCATTTTGGGGTCATTTGTAAAGGGCGAGATAGGCATCAGAGAGCctccactattttttttttttggatcaaaaTTCAATCACTCAGTGAATTCATTCAGATATTAACCGCGCATCCACCGTGTTGTTGCACCGCTCTCCTGATCTCCTCTGTGCATACCAAGAAATTGGAAATGAAACTAAAAATTTCTGATTTAGATTCatcgctccatcagacctgctgccactgattttcagtccagttcttgtgtaattacCCCAGCCTTTTCTCCGTTTCCCTTaattaagaatggcttcttccatttctgatgaggcttcagggaacacactgcacacctgTGTAAACTGTGTGGTAATTCTACGTGTAGAAACAACGCTGGACCATCCCTTCTGTTACTGTAGGTGCCTTTTTTCTGCTCgaataattcataggtcagCGTTACATGGactaataaacaaacaaacaaacgtgaCTGCGCTCCGTCTGATTGGTCAGCCTCCTCCGGTGGTTAAGGGTCGCTGGACGACCTATATCGGAGGCGGGGTTTATCAGCAGCTGGACGTGACGTTGGTGACGTTGATTAAACAGGTGAGGTAGTGAAGAGCAGGATCCTGTGGTCGCCAGCATTTCGCGTTTGCTCTCCGTTTCATGAGGAGCTCACAGACTTTTAAAGAAAGGAGGGCTGCTCTGTGATgatgtttgacctgaagaagaGGAATAGTTTGACTCTGAGGGACAGCCGCGGGACCGACGAGTTCAGACGAGTGGCGGTCAGACGCAAAGTCCACGGTCCCGTGGGTGACTGTCAAACCGCAGGTGAGATACTTTCCACTTCAGAAGATAATCATTTCCCCCTAAAGCTTTGTAAAGCAATGTATAGGGCTTGCTTTTAAAGTTGGTTATTTTTTAAGGCAAAAAGTTTAAAGTAACAAGAGGTGATATGATTTGTGCTCTGTAAGAGGGTGACCGGGGCAGCAGGGTAAGGGTATTAACCCTCCTCGTTATGCACGGATTACATCTGTTAATGCTATTTTGGTTGCTTTGTAAATCCAGTCCCTTTGGATCGATGTGagcgtgtgcatgcatgcatttgaATTTTGCTTTGCTTGGTGGATTACTGATATGAAATCTCTGTCCCCTGATTCAGCCTGGACTTTGGCTGCTGTGTCTCGAGACCACCATTTGTCAGTCCCACTcaaatgcgcacacacacacatacacacaaagtcTTACTGTTTCATCACTGAGGCAGGATTATCTGTTCAGAAGTATGCTGGTGTCAATGGTACTGTCACATGCCAGGGTGTTATCTATATTCTGAAATTATTCTTTAGGTTCTTTTTAGGTTTTTGAACAAAGTATTCATTAAAATGTAGCAGTGGTGATTTTGGAAGAGGATAGCATTTTAGTGGATTTGCATGCATAACTTTCCAGTGCTATAATAAGaacacagctttttaaaaaaaattaatttacacCAGCACAAGGGACACATTAATTTACTGCATATTCAGAAATAATCAGACAATGCAAAGATTTCCTTCAGATAACGTACGACAGCCTTTGCAGTATGATGCAATTATGCCCCGTGCATGGCAGAATAACCCACTCATATCTGTCTGCTCAGTATGAAGCTGGAAACACCTAACCTGGTTCTAtctaaaggtaaaaaaaagatGTTCAAGTGCCTTTAAAGCTCAGTACACGTGTGTACAAAAACAAGTTGGTAGTTTATCCTTAATAGCAACAAAATCTTCCAACTGGCAGACAAGAAAATAAGTAGGAAATTTCCCTAAATAATCCATTAATAATCCATTGATTGATATTAAAATTTGTAATTTTAAATGATGCATCTATACATATGGACATATACCCTTTAAACATCTTAGAGACATCattgcaaaaaggaaaaaaaaaaacactttcaatgtgtttcctttttctttgtggTTCCTGACAGCTGTTGCATGTTGTCTTGTAGATGCTGATGTAACTTATAAGACTGGCAAAAGTTAGACTGTGTGGTGAAATACCCAGAAGAGGAAGTGTTACATAGAGAAAGTAGGCTTTAGCCCTTTCCTCATGACCGACAAATCAGGCATACTTCAGCAAAGCCAGGCGTGAGCTGGAAAGCTTCACTCTCCTAAACAAGCAACAAACAATCTTACATAAGTTTGGATGCAAAGTGCCGGTAAGAAAACAATCAGTTACACAGTTTGAAATTAGCAAGTCTCCGTTGCGGGGTTAGGATGCCAGCCAAGACAATTAAACGTCAGATTTAAATCAAATACTACAGCCACTTTAAACtaataatgaaaaatgtatgtGGAGCATTTGGAAAGTAAAAAAGTAATCTCATTGTGTTTACCTGCATCAGGAGGGAGTTTTAAAGtcttctttatatatatatatatatatatatatatataaattcaaaaaattaaatcaaagctTTTAATAGCGCAATCAAAGAGTTAGTAGCTGATAAAGGAAAACAATCCTTGAGTTTGTAAATGTTACACGTAGTTCCCCAAAAGCACAAAGACCCATCTGTGAGGCAGTTCCTTCATTTCAAATGGCTGTCACTGAGATTAGGGAAAAGTTCACAATCAGTAAATTGTATCCCAATGATTTTCTAAGATATTTAGATCATTTCCTGCTGCTTGTGTAACCAAATTACTGGAACATACAGAAACTATGTGTGGGTGCAGTAactctattttgttttttagatgTGAGCAGTAGTGTGTGTGGCTCATACAGCAGGAGCCGTGCTCGTGACCGAATTTCTGGATCAGAACTAATTGTAAAACCTGGCGCAGAAACGAATGATGAGAAAAGCCCAACAAAGCCATCATCTTTCAAACCCCAAGGTGAGTTGAAATCCAGCAGCCTGCGTACACAACCTGAAATATTATAACTCACACTCAGTGTAGCTGCACATTGTGCTGCAAAGGTGTTCAGCAACCGTGATGTTTGTCTTTGCAGCGCCTCGTAGATCAGCTCACCTCCAGAGCCCTTCGAGGTTAGGACAAGATCAAGCCTACAATCCCACTCCAGGAAAAGTTCTGCCCCAGCAAATTAACGGAACTGAAGAGAAACAGAGTCCTAACAGAAGTAATGGGATTTCTATTTCCTGTGTCAGCCCACAGAATTGTCAAGACTCCCTGGCTGAAGGAGGGGGAAGCTGTTTGAATGCTCAGGGGATTCCAAATCTTACATGCAGGTCAATTTCAGGATCTCCAAGCCCAGGCAAAAGAGGcattcagagctgcagctctctgagaGGAGGAGGCCACAGCCCCGGTCAGCTGTCCCCAAGAAACCATAGAGCTCTCACGGGAAAACTGCGGGCTCCAAGCCCTGCTCAAGGGAAGATGAGAAGCTATAGTCCTGCCAAGAGTTCTAAATCCTTGCTAGGACTGCACAGAATCTCAAGTGAGAAGATGGAAAGACGAGAGAAGAGAGCAGGGAAATCTCTGAGTGTGCCTGACCTGATTGTGTACTTGGACGAGAGCAGgtaggttctttttttttttttttttttttggtcagtctGTGGTATTTTCTTGTAATGTGTGTTGCACagtgtagggtttttttttttttttttaatttgattacatttatttcaagaggtcccccccccctccatccaGGATTCCCTCAGAAAAAGCTGAACGCTCTCCACTAAAACTGCTGCACTCACCCAACTCCAATACACCTGCCATCACCCTCAAAGCATCACCTAACCGTAGACGCAGTCTTACCGCAAATGAAGACCATCGGTCAAGCAGTGGCCCAGAGCGTTCTCCACGACAAATGAATTGCATTGTGCAGGAGAAAGAATGGCCAGCAGCAAATGGGACGAGACTAAATGACAAACTGGAAGAAAGCAATGAACCTACAAGATATGGCTCCAAGTTTTCCTGCCAGTGGACGGTGGCAACCACAGAAGACGAGAAGGTTCACGATGAGTCCAGAGGTGAACAAAATgaggaggagaagcagaagcaagaggaaagaggaggagatgaGCCAAAAAATAAAGAGAGCACGGAGCAGAAATTATTTAACATAGCCAATGAACTCCTGCAGACAGAGGAGGCCTACGTGGCCCGCCTCCACCTGCTAGACCAGGTGAGTTTGCTTTTATAAGAGCAATATGTACACAATGCTTATAAGAcattaatgaaatgaaactaAAGTCTGTTTAATTCTTTAGAGTAGTTGTTTTTACTGATGTGGAAGATACTTGTTCATTTCCTGTGTAGAAGATCAGTAGCTGTAAAACTAATGAGGATGTTgcacctctcctcctcccccctcaGGTGTTCTGTTCGCGCCTAACAGAAGAGGCAGGTCGAGGCTCATTTCCTCCCGAGGTGATAAGAAATATCTTTTCCAACATTTCCTCAATCTACTCCTTCCACAGCCAGTTCCTGCTACCTGACCTGGAAAACTGCATCAGACACTGGTAGGTCTGTCACACAGTTAGTACACTACATAAATGCAACCCAAATGCAAGTTTATGCACATATTATAATTTCTTTTTCTACAGTTAAACTGGGATGTTCTGTATGAAAGCATAACCTTCGTATTAAAGCTAAATGTTTTTAACTCTCCCACTAaaatcattgttttattttagagcCAATGTGAGCCAACAAAACTTGCTCCCCAGTCACTATTTTTGCACACTGATCCTTGAAAATCTGGCCAAATCTAGGTGTGAAAGCCCAGGCCTGGGTAAAGTTCTTCTGCAGCATGTACCCTTCCTGAAGATGTATGCCAACTACGTCAGAAACTTTGACCACGCAATGGAGCTGGTGAGGACCTGGACTGAACGCTCCTCTGCTTTCAGAAGTATCATCCAGGACATCCAGGTGTGAAATATTCAGCAGGATTTAGATCATTGCTAATTCCCATCACCCCCCTCATAATAATTTTTTCTATGTACCAACCTGTTTTAGAGTCAGGGGATCTGTGGCATGCTCACCCTGCAGCACCATATGCTGGAGCCAGTCCAGAGGGTTCCACGCTATGAGATGCTGCTAAAGGATTACCTGAAGAAGCTGCCTGAAGATGACCCAGATTATGAGCTTGCTCAGAGCAAGTattctgtgtatttatgtgtccATTGATCTGTTCATCTTGTTGCTGATGGTCTTGGCACACCATCAGCAACAGGTGTTTATGCCCAATTTTTGTCACCTCCTTAATCCATAATCACTGTCCCCCATTTTCCTGTTCGCTCTCTGCACTGTCCTatctaataaaggcaaaaatgccccccaaaaatatatatataaataaaaatgatcagcaGAAATGCTTCATCTGCCTCCTCCGACAGAGTCCTTGCAGACTATTTCCATGGCAGCAACACACTCAAACAGTGCCATCCAAGAAGCCGTATGTTACCTTAATAATATGGTTTACCATTGTTCTGAAGTGACCCTGATCATGTGGTTTTGAACTGTTCCAGCATTTTATCTGTGTGCATTTCCTAAACAGGAGAGCCTGAAGCGGCTCCTGGAGATCTATGAGATGATCGGAGAGGAGGAGGTCATCAATCCAACCAACGAGTTTCTCAGGGAAGGCCGTCTGCTCAAGCTTGCTGCCAGGAACACGTCAGCCATGGAGAGACACCTGTTCCTGGTTGGTATATAGAAACACATGCAAGCTGCACCTGTGCCTGATTTCCTTTTGCTTCCCTGTCATAAAATTAGTAATATCTTTAAGCTTAAACGGACCATCTTTAATTCACTCCAGCTGCTACCAATCTAAATTGTAAATCTAATGTAGATCTACAGTTTACTGCATAAACTGATGAACTGCTTTGTAACTTTTATCCACAGTTTAACAActtcctgctgtgctgctctCCAAAGTTCAGCTTAGTCGGGCAGCGTTTCACCGTGCGCTGCAGGATTGGGATGGATGGCATGCAGGTGCAGGAAACCACCAATGAAGACTACCCACACACCTTCCAAATATCTGGACGGGAAAGGGCCCTTGAGCTGCAGGCCAGGTAGATGTCATAAATGTTTATCCTGGTCTTGAGAAGAATGTTTAAATATGGATTTGAATTAAATTCAGAGCTTGAGGTGCCTGAGCAATTTTGAAGATTTACTGCTACAAGAGAAATTCTGAACTATTATTTTCTCAAGTCTTCTCTTAGGAAATTAGAAATTTCAAAGACTGAACCACGGCAGTAACATCCTTTTTAGTTAAAGTTCatcagattctttttttttttttttttattattaaactcCTCAATTTACCTTATCCTGTACTGTTAAAGTATTGTGATCTTGTAAATGCATTCAATTTTGTTTTCCAAGCTCCAAACAGGATCGAGATGAGTGGATAAAGGTACACCTGTTTTTAAGTTTCTGCACATTAAACAATGCAGATTAGAAAAATTCTGTCTTCTCATTTTCTAAAGCGAGTTTCATCTCCAGGTGATTCGGGAAGCCATTGATGTGtttcagaagaaaaatgaagcctTCAGAGCGGCTTCGAAGGAGCTGACTGTGTCAGAACCAGTAAGTTGAATCAATTCCAGGATTATGGAGTAAAGAAGGGCTTGTTagaccatttaaaaaatgaataaataaaaataaaaatcagaaaacagTCTAATTGTGACCTACATGTGTTTTTACAGACAGAGGAACTAGGCCGACGAGCCCCTCGCTGGATCAGGGACAATGAGGTGACCCTGTGTATGTCATGCATGGAGCCTTTTAACGCCTTCACCAGAAGAAGACATCACTGCCGTGCCTGCGGTTTTGTGAGTGACATGATGAACTGCGGCTTTGGACcgcacaaaacagacacaactgAGCTTTACTTGAGGACAGTTCAGAGATGATGGTTTCTCTGCTCCTGCAGGTGGTGTGTTGGAAGTGTTCAGACAATAAAGTGGCTTTGGAGTACGACGATTACAAGCTGAACAAAGTGTGTAAATGTTGTTATGCAGCCCTGACTGGCCAGAGAGGAGAGGGCTTAGATggaaaaaagagacaaatgCTGGAGGTGAGCCTTGTGTACTCTGCAGTAATTTATACTGATAACATACATAGCAATTACAGGTAATTTCTTCTTTTCCCCCTAATGAACTAGTATAGTTACCACTCTTTAAGATGGGAGTCATAGGGGGCAGCCTGTCTTTCAGATGTAAGAAAGGCAATGTCATAAGGAAAACCAACTAAACACATTTCTggtgttttatattaaaaatgctgCCTCACAAGTTTTGATCATCGCTTTATTTGTGTGTTATCCCAGTCAGAAGCATCTAGTGACACAATGAGTGGTTTTCTGCAGTATGGTGATAACCCCCAGACCTGGCAACGAGTGTGGTCCGTTCTCACCAAGACCGAGCCACCAGTCTTTTACCTGTACTCCGTTCCACAGGTAAACAGCTCTGTGAAAAACTCAGGTGTAATCATGTTGAAGGGATTTTGAGTACACTGAGATTATGCACTGCTTTTGCACGGTGTCCAACACAGCCAACAGAGGTGAGGTCCACACAGTCTCATGTTAAACCTTTCAGAGCTCTCATGTGCAGCTGTCATCTCATTGTTTGTTGGAAcagtgttggttttttttgttcttctttctcCTGATGGAAGTAGGCGGCACTCCAAGCATGCAGGGGAAGAGTTGGATGATGGGTCAAAGACTTCCTCTTACTGtacatgattacatcatgtCTGATTGGGGTTTGGGGTTATTATCAAGCCAGCTAAAGCAAATAAAGCCTAGCTATGCCAAACCTTTTTGGAGTgcaagtttttctttctcttcttgttAACAAATGTACCACTGGTTGGTGTGATGCTCCTCCCACAGGCGAAGGATAGTGTCATGTGGTAAATGGGTTGGCTCACACTCTTATGTTGCAGCCCTGCTATGGgcttgtaattattattatttttttttaaatccatgtaAAATGTTGGCAGGCAGAGCTTTAACCTTTGTTCCCTTTGTTTTAACCAGGATTTGGAGCCCCTGTTCACTATACCTCTGCTGGGCTGCACCATAGAGGCTTTCCCGGAGGCACATCAGGGTCAGTCCTGCTTCTGTGTGACCCAGTCCAAAACCAGCCACATTTTCACCTGTGATTCTCTGGACCTCAAATGGAGCTGGCTGAGTGCTCTTAAGTTTGCTGTGACGGGATGGAGCA encodes:
- the LOC115773511 gene encoding FYVE, RhoGEF and PH domain-containing protein 4-like isoform X1; this translates as MMFDLKKRNSLTLRDSRGTDEFRRVAVRRKVHGPVGDCQTADVSSSVCGSYSRSRARDRISGSELIVKPGAETNDEKSPTKPSSFKPQAPRRSAHLQSPSRLGQDQAYNPTPGKVLPQQINGTEEKQSPNRSNGISISCVSPQNCQDSLAEGGGSCLNAQGIPNLTCRSISGSPSPGKRGIQSCSSLRGGGHSPGQLSPRNHRALTGKLRAPSPAQGKMRSYSPAKSSKSLLGLHRISSEKMERREKRAGKSLSVPDLIVYLDESRSPPPPSRIPSEKAERSPLKLLHSPNSNTPAITLKASPNRRRSLTANEDHRSSSGPERSPRQMNCIVQEKEWPAANGTRLNDKLEESNEPTRYGSKFSCQWTVATTEDEKVHDESRGEQNEEEKQKQEERGGDEPKNKESTEQKLFNIANELLQTEEAYVARLHLLDQVFCSRLTEEAGRGSFPPEVIRNIFSNISSIYSFHSQFLLPDLENCIRHWCESPGLGKVLLQHVPFLKMYANYVRNFDHAMELVRTWTERSSAFRSIIQDIQSQGICGMLTLQHHMLEPVQRVPRYEMLLKDYLKKLPEDDPDYELAQKSLQTISMAATHSNSAIQEAESLKRLLEIYEMIGEEEVINPTNEFLREGRLLKLAARNTSAMERHLFLFNNFLLCCSPKFSLVGQRFTVRCRIGMDGMQVQETTNEDYPHTFQISGRERALELQASSKQDRDEWIKVIREAIDVFQKKNEAFRAASKELTVSEPTEELGRRAPRWIRDNEVTLCMSCMEPFNAFTRRRHHCRACGFVVCWKCSDNKVALEYDDYKLNKVCKCCYAALTGQRGEGLDGKKRQMLESEASSDTMSGFLQYGDNPQTWQRVWSVLTKTEPPVFYLYSVPQDLEPLFTIPLLGCTIEAFPEAHQGQSCFCVTQSKTSHIFTCDSLDLKWSWLSALKFAVTGWSTACSLAAPDDSSGIRSGINGSLGSDDSVVSGNKENHS
- the LOC115773511 gene encoding FYVE, RhoGEF and PH domain-containing protein 4-like isoform X2 codes for the protein MMFDLKKRNSLTLRDSRGTDEFRRVAVRRKVHGPVGDCQTADVSSSVCGSYSRSRARDRISGSELIVKPGAETNDEKSPTKPSSFKPQAPRRSAHLQSPSRLGQDQAYNPTPGKVLPQQINGTEEKQSPNRSNGISISCVSPQNCQDSLAEGGGSCLNAQGIPNLTCRSISGSPSPGKRGIQSCSSLRGGGHSPGQLSPRNHRALTGKLRAPSPAQGKMRSYSPAKSSKSLLGLHRISSEKMERREKRAGKSLSVPDLIVYLDESRIPSEKAERSPLKLLHSPNSNTPAITLKASPNRRRSLTANEDHRSSSGPERSPRQMNCIVQEKEWPAANGTRLNDKLEESNEPTRYGSKFSCQWTVATTEDEKVHDESRGEQNEEEKQKQEERGGDEPKNKESTEQKLFNIANELLQTEEAYVARLHLLDQVFCSRLTEEAGRGSFPPEVIRNIFSNISSIYSFHSQFLLPDLENCIRHWCESPGLGKVLLQHVPFLKMYANYVRNFDHAMELVRTWTERSSAFRSIIQDIQSQGICGMLTLQHHMLEPVQRVPRYEMLLKDYLKKLPEDDPDYELAQKSLQTISMAATHSNSAIQEAESLKRLLEIYEMIGEEEVINPTNEFLREGRLLKLAARNTSAMERHLFLFNNFLLCCSPKFSLVGQRFTVRCRIGMDGMQVQETTNEDYPHTFQISGRERALELQASSKQDRDEWIKVIREAIDVFQKKNEAFRAASKELTVSEPTEELGRRAPRWIRDNEVTLCMSCMEPFNAFTRRRHHCRACGFVVCWKCSDNKVALEYDDYKLNKVCKCCYAALTGQRGEGLDGKKRQMLESEASSDTMSGFLQYGDNPQTWQRVWSVLTKTEPPVFYLYSVPQDLEPLFTIPLLGCTIEAFPEAHQGQSCFCVTQSKTSHIFTCDSLDLKWSWLSALKFAVTGWSTACSLAAPDDSSGIRSGINGSLGSDDSVVSGNKENHS
- the LOC115773511 gene encoding FYVE, RhoGEF and PH domain-containing protein 4-like isoform X3, which translates into the protein MNCIVQEKEWPAANGTRLNDKLEESNEPTRYGSKFSCQWTVATTEDEKVHDESRGEQNEEEKQKQEERGGDEPKNKESTEQKLFNIANELLQTEEAYVARLHLLDQVFCSRLTEEAGRGSFPPEVIRNIFSNISSIYSFHSQFLLPDLENCIRHWCESPGLGKVLLQHVPFLKMYANYVRNFDHAMELVRTWTERSSAFRSIIQDIQSQGICGMLTLQHHMLEPVQRVPRYEMLLKDYLKKLPEDDPDYELAQKSLQTISMAATHSNSAIQEAESLKRLLEIYEMIGEEEVINPTNEFLREGRLLKLAARNTSAMERHLFLFNNFLLCCSPKFSLVGQRFTVRCRIGMDGMQVQETTNEDYPHTFQISGRERALELQASSKQDRDEWIKVIREAIDVFQKKNEAFRAASKELTVSEPTEELGRRAPRWIRDNEVTLCMSCMEPFNAFTRRRHHCRACGFVVCWKCSDNKVALEYDDYKLNKVCKCCYAALTGQRGEGLDGKKRQMLESEASSDTMSGFLQYGDNPQTWQRVWSVLTKTEPPVFYLYSVPQDLEPLFTIPLLGCTIEAFPEAHQGQSCFCVTQSKTSHIFTCDSLDLKWSWLSALKFAVTGWSTACSLAAPDDSSGIRSGINGSLGSDDSVVSGNKENHS